A genomic stretch from Pararhizobium sp. IMCC21322 includes:
- a CDS encoding ABC transporter permease, with protein MKRSSWFNITSLVLGFSFLYLPILLLVIFSFNESRLVTVWGGFSTKWYREMWQNQGLIDAAWVTLRVGLLSATIATVLGTMAALALSRHKRFAGRTLFSGMIYAPLVMPEVITGLSLLLLFVAIDFARGFWAVTLAHITFSMCFVAVVVQSRLVTFDRSLEEAASDLGCPPAKTFFVITLPVIAPAIIAGWMLAFTLSLDDLVIASFTSGPGATTLPMKIYSQVRLGVTPEINAVCTILLGLVTSGVLIASYLTRKEQQRTQFKSATAQ; from the coding sequence GTGAAGCGCTCCAGTTGGTTCAACATCACGTCTCTGGTCCTGGGGTTTTCATTTCTCTATCTGCCAATCCTGCTGCTTGTCATTTTCTCATTCAATGAATCGCGTCTGGTCACTGTCTGGGGAGGGTTTTCAACCAAATGGTATCGTGAGATGTGGCAGAATCAGGGATTGATTGACGCCGCCTGGGTCACACTGCGCGTTGGCCTGCTATCTGCAACTATTGCCACAGTGCTTGGCACAATGGCGGCATTGGCCTTGTCCCGGCATAAGCGTTTTGCAGGCCGGACCCTGTTTTCAGGAATGATTTATGCGCCGCTTGTGATGCCCGAAGTCATTACCGGCCTGTCACTGCTGCTGCTGTTTGTTGCCATAGATTTTGCGCGAGGTTTTTGGGCTGTCACACTGGCCCACATTACCTTTTCCATGTGTTTCGTCGCGGTTGTGGTGCAATCAAGACTGGTGACATTTGATCGCTCACTGGAGGAGGCAGCAAGTGACCTTGGCTGCCCGCCAGCTAAAACCTTTTTTGTCATTACACTGCCGGTTATAGCGCCTGCAATAATCGCCGGGTGGATGCTGGCCTTCACATTGTCTCTGGATGATCTGGTGATCGCAAGCTTTACATCCGGCCCGGGTGCCACAACGCTGCCGATGAAAATCTACAGTCAGGTTCGGCTTGGGGTGACACCGGAGATAAATGCCGTCTGCACAATCCTATTGGGGCTGGTAACCTCAGGGGTTCTGATTGCATCCTACCTGACGCGCAAAGAACAGCAGCGCACCCAGTTTAAATCGGCCACAGCGCAATAG
- a CDS encoding ABC transporter permease subunit: protein MNSLKRFFNDRISSRFVLIGVPYFWLVILFLIPFLIVLKVSFSEPTVSIPPYSPRLDISGGLSALWQQVQQFSFENYVFLIEEPLFYRSYLSSFTIAAIATFITLLIGYPMAYAMARAPRSWRAILLMLVILPFWTSFLIRVYAWIGILKKEGLLNQALLAIGVISEPLTILNTNAAVYIGIVYSYLPFLVLPLYASLERMDDSLLEAAADLGCTPLKAFWTITLPISIPGVIAGCFLVFIPAIGEFVIPDLLGGSETLMIGRTLWVEFFNNRDWPVASAVAVILLLILVVPIALFQNAQARAEEKAS from the coding sequence ATGAACAGTTTGAAGCGTTTTTTCAACGATAGGATCAGTAGCCGTTTTGTGCTCATCGGTGTGCCTTATTTCTGGCTGGTGATCCTGTTTCTAATCCCGTTCCTGATCGTCCTGAAAGTCTCTTTTTCAGAGCCGACAGTCTCTATACCGCCCTACAGCCCGAGGCTGGACATCAGCGGTGGTCTGTCTGCTCTTTGGCAGCAGGTCCAGCAGTTCAGCTTTGAGAACTATGTTTTCCTCATAGAAGAACCGCTGTTCTACCGTTCCTATCTGTCCAGTTTCACAATTGCTGCCATTGCAACTTTCATCACATTGTTGATCGGGTATCCTATGGCTTACGCCATGGCGCGTGCGCCGCGGTCCTGGCGCGCTATTTTGTTGATGTTGGTCATTTTGCCGTTCTGGACGTCTTTCCTGATCCGCGTTTACGCGTGGATCGGAATTCTGAAGAAAGAGGGTCTGCTCAATCAGGCATTGCTGGCCATTGGCGTTATTTCCGAGCCGTTGACGATCCTCAATACCAACGCTGCTGTCTATATCGGGATCGTGTATTCCTATCTGCCATTTCTGGTGTTGCCGCTTTATGCCTCGCTTGAGCGCATGGATGACAGCCTGCTGGAGGCCGCAGCCGATTTGGGCTGCACACCTTTGAAAGCATTCTGGACAATTACACTTCCAATATCGATTCCAGGTGTCATTGCCGGATGCTTTCTCGTCTTCATTCCCGCTATTGGGGAATTTGTCATTCCAGATCTTCTGGGCGGTTCCGAAACTCTGATGATCGGGCGCACCTTATGGGTCGAGTTTTTCAACAATCGCGATTGGCCGGTCGCAAGTGCAGTCGCGGTGATCCTGCTTCTTATTCTCGTGGTTCCAATTGCCCTGTTTCAAAATGCACAGGCGCGCGCTGAGGAGAAAGCCTCGTGA
- a CDS encoding ABC transporter ATP-binding protein: MAKTLGPVRCDFAPWNDPDAVPYISFQNVTKRFGDFTAVDDLSLDIYEREFFALLGPSGCGKTTMMRMLAGFDAPSSGNISLDGADLTGIPPYKRPVNMMFQSYALFPHMSVEKNIAFGLKQERIASSDVKVRVEEMLSLVKLEEFAKRKPHQLSGGQRQRVALARSLAKRPKVLLLDEPMGALDKKLREETQFELMDLQERLGMTFMIVTHDQEEAMTVADRIAVMDKGRIIQIATPTEIYEQPSSRYVADFIGDINLIEGRLTEFSEAGFTENLATMRCPGIGPNTETGLEIQVRCETTGDLAVGDHGWFAMRPEKIRLSHDVPEGIDPANPVNAVEGIIYDIAYLGDVSVFHVKINDDFIIRATQTNTTRSVERPLSWEDQVWLYWGADAGILLAS; encoded by the coding sequence ATGGCGAAAACTCTGGGGCCTGTCCGATGTGATTTTGCGCCGTGGAATGATCCTGATGCTGTGCCCTATATCTCCTTCCAGAATGTAACAAAGCGCTTTGGTGATTTCACCGCAGTGGACGATCTGTCGCTTGATATCTATGAGCGCGAATTTTTTGCGCTGCTCGGCCCTTCCGGATGTGGGAAAACCACGATGATGCGGATGCTGGCCGGATTTGACGCACCCTCCAGCGGCAACATATCGCTGGATGGGGCGGACCTGACCGGGATTCCGCCCTATAAGCGCCCGGTTAACATGATGTTTCAGTCCTATGCGCTGTTTCCCCATATGAGCGTAGAGAAGAACATTGCGTTCGGTCTGAAGCAGGAGCGTATCGCCAGTTCAGATGTGAAGGTTCGCGTTGAGGAAATGCTGAGCCTCGTCAAACTCGAGGAATTTGCCAAACGCAAACCACATCAATTGTCAGGTGGGCAACGCCAGCGCGTTGCTTTGGCCAGGTCTCTGGCAAAACGCCCGAAAGTGTTGCTGTTGGATGAGCCAATGGGTGCGCTGGATAAGAAACTGCGTGAAGAAACCCAATTTGAATTGATGGATCTGCAGGAACGCCTTGGCATGACGTTTATGATTGTGACCCATGATCAGGAAGAAGCCATGACTGTGGCGGATCGCATTGCCGTCATGGATAAGGGGCGCATCATTCAGATCGCCACGCCCACCGAAATCTATGAACAACCATCCTCGCGTTATGTTGCTGACTTTATTGGCGACATCAACTTGATTGAGGGGCGGTTGACCGAGTTCTCGGAGGCCGGATTTACAGAAAATCTTGCAACCATGCGGTGCCCGGGCATCGGACCAAATACCGAAACGGGTCTTGAAATCCAGGTGCGGTGCGAGACCACGGGTGATCTGGCCGTGGGTGATCATGGTTGGTTTGCGATGCGTCCGGAAAAAATTCGCTTGTCCCATGATGTGCCAGAGGGAATTGATCCAGCCAATCCGGTCAACGCTGTCGAAGGAATCATCTACGACATCGCCTATCTGGGAGATGTGTCCGTATTTCATGTGAAGATCAATGACGACTTCATCATTCGGGCGACGCAGACCAATACCACAAGGTCGGTGGAACGGCCCTTGTCCTGGGAAGACCAAGTGTGGCTTTATTGGGGAGCGGATGCAGGCATCCTGCTGGCTTCATGA